A stretch of Amycolatopsis balhimycina FH 1894 DNA encodes these proteins:
- a CDS encoding response regulator translates to MIRVLLVDDQRLVRAGFRSILDGEDDITVVAEAADGREALQAAHDHRPDVVLMDIRMPVLDGLAATRHLLEDPALTGTKVVILTTFDLDEDVYGALRAGASGFLVKDTEPEELVHAVRVAARGDALLAPSITRRLISEFAARVTRPGPAPALDRLTDREREVLALVAAGLSNDEIARELTLSPATAKTHVSRIMTKTGMRDRAQLVVLAYESGAVTPRWLTP, encoded by the coding sequence ATGATCCGGGTTCTGCTCGTCGACGACCAGCGGCTGGTCCGCGCCGGCTTCCGGTCCATTTTGGACGGCGAGGACGACATCACGGTCGTGGCCGAAGCCGCGGACGGGCGCGAGGCACTGCAGGCCGCGCACGACCACCGCCCGGACGTCGTGCTGATGGACATCCGCATGCCCGTGCTCGACGGCCTGGCCGCCACCCGGCACCTCCTGGAAGACCCGGCGCTCACCGGCACGAAGGTCGTCATCCTCACGACGTTCGACCTCGACGAGGACGTCTATGGCGCGCTGCGCGCGGGCGCGAGCGGGTTCCTGGTCAAGGACACCGAGCCCGAAGAACTGGTCCACGCCGTGCGCGTGGCCGCCCGCGGCGACGCGTTGCTGGCGCCGTCCATCACCCGGCGGCTGATCTCGGAGTTCGCCGCGCGGGTCACCCGCCCGGGGCCGGCCCCGGCGCTGGACCGGCTCACCGACCGCGAGCGCGAAGTACTCGCCCTCGTCGCGGCTGGTCTGTCGAACGACGAGATCGCCCGCGAGCTCACGCTCAGCCCGGCGACGGCGAAGACGCACGTCAGCCGCATCATGACCAAGACCGGCATGCGCGACCGGGCGCAGCTCGTCGTCCTCGCCTACGAGTCCGGCGCGGTGACACCGCGGTGGCTGACCCCCTGA